A genomic stretch from Myripristis murdjan chromosome 12, fMyrMur1.1, whole genome shotgun sequence includes:
- the dpm2 gene encoding dolichol phosphate-mannose biosynthesis regulatory protein gives MATGVDQAVGMSLVGFSLLLFIYYSIWVIILPFMDRDHVLHKYFLPREYSVILPGIAAVILLLCIGTFTAVVMWKNRKPKKVD, from the exons ATG GCTACAGGGGTCGACCAAGCAGTTGGCATGAGCCTGGTGGGCTtcagtctgctgctgtttaTATACTACTCTATCTGGGTCATCATCCTG CCCTTCATGGACAGAGATCATGTACTGCACAAGTATTTTCTTCCCCGGGAATACTCAGTCATCCTGCCTGGTATTGCTGCAGTAATACTATTACTCTGTATAG GGACCTTCACTGCAGTTGTCATGTGGAAGAATCGCAAGCCGAAGAAAGTTGACTAG